In a genomic window of Gloeomargarita sp. SKYB120:
- a CDS encoding alanine--glyoxylate aminotransferase family protein — protein MTFDRSLLLIPGPTLVPDSVLRAMAQHPIGHRSSEFSALMEEVTAGLKWLHQTNNDVLILTASGTGAMEAGIINFLSPGDRVLCGCNGKFGERWAALCRAFQLQVETITAPWGQPLDPEAFGEKLAADTEKTIKAVIVTHSETSTGVLNDLEAINRYVQAHGRALIIVDAVTSLGATPVPMDEWGLDVVVSGSQKGYMIPPGLGFVAVSARAWEAYQTAQLPKFYFDLGQYRRDAAKNTTPFTPPVNLFFALRQSLQLMQQEGLPHIFARHRRTSQMVQAAMAALGLPLLGPKECASPAVTAVAPTTVDPEAVRSLLKKQYGIAVAGGQDHLKGKIFRIGHLGFAGEREMLTVISALEAVLQQLGHPVTPGSGVAAALQVLS, from the coding sequence ATGACCTTTGACCGTTCGCTGCTGTTGATCCCTGGCCCGACGTTGGTGCCGGATTCGGTGTTGCGGGCCATGGCCCAGCATCCCATTGGGCACCGCAGCAGCGAGTTTAGCGCCCTGATGGAGGAAGTAACGGCGGGTCTCAAGTGGTTGCACCAGACGAATAACGACGTGCTGATCCTGACCGCCTCGGGCACGGGCGCAATGGAGGCGGGGATTATCAATTTTTTGAGTCCAGGGGACCGGGTGCTGTGCGGGTGCAACGGCAAGTTTGGCGAGCGATGGGCGGCTCTGTGCCGAGCGTTCCAATTGCAGGTGGAGACCATCACGGCGCCTTGGGGTCAACCCCTAGATCCCGAGGCGTTTGGGGAGAAGCTAGCCGCCGACACGGAAAAAACCATCAAGGCGGTGATTGTTACCCACAGCGAAACTTCCACCGGTGTGTTGAACGACCTGGAGGCGATCAACCGTTACGTCCAGGCCCACGGGCGAGCCTTGATCATCGTGGATGCGGTGACCAGTTTGGGGGCGACGCCGGTGCCGATGGATGAATGGGGCTTGGATGTGGTCGTCTCCGGGTCCCAGAAGGGCTACATGATTCCGCCAGGGCTGGGGTTTGTGGCCGTGAGCGCGCGGGCGTGGGAGGCCTACCAGACGGCCCAACTGCCCAAGTTCTACTTCGATTTGGGTCAATATCGTCGAGACGCAGCGAAGAACACCACGCCTTTCACGCCGCCGGTGAACCTGTTTTTTGCCCTGCGCCAGAGTTTGCAGTTAATGCAGCAGGAGGGGTTGCCCCACATCTTTGCGCGGCATCGGCGGACATCGCAGATGGTGCAAGCGGCGATGGCGGCGTTGGGATTGCCCCTATTGGGGCCCAAAGAGTGCGCAAGCCCCGCCGTCACAGCGGTAGCTCCGACCACGGTGGACCCGGAAGCGGTGCGCAGCCTGTTGAAGAAGCAATACGGCATTGCGGTCGCTGGGGGGCAAGACCATCTCAAGGGCAAAATTTTCCGCATCGGGCATCTGGGGTTTGCGGGTGAGCGGGAAATGTTGACGGTGATCAGCGCCCTGGAAGCGGTATTGCAGCAGTTGGGACATCCCGTGACCCCAGGGAGTGGGGTGGCCGCCGCCCTGCAGGTTCTGTCCTAA
- a CDS encoding NADH-quinone oxidoreductase subunit J, whose protein sequence is MTLGQGVQLVSFAVLSGMMLLAALGVVLLDNIVHSAFLLGGVFISLAGMYILLNADFVAAAQVLIYVGSVNVLILFAIMLVNKRERFAPVPRSGVRQVVTTFVCFGLLALLGTMIFTTPWAVQVAPHPARSIVRIGQHFFNGFLLPFELASVLLLMALIGAVVLARRELIPPTEVPEVPPLSLPERPRPELPTPTGQR, encoded by the coding sequence GTGACCTTAGGGCAAGGGGTACAGCTGGTTAGTTTTGCGGTGTTAAGCGGGATGATGCTCCTGGCCGCCCTGGGGGTAGTCCTGCTGGACAACATTGTGCATTCGGCGTTCCTGCTAGGGGGGGTGTTTATTAGCCTGGCGGGGATGTATATCCTGCTGAATGCCGATTTCGTAGCCGCCGCCCAGGTTCTGATCTATGTGGGGTCGGTGAACGTGCTGATCCTATTTGCCATCATGCTGGTAAACAAGCGGGAGCGGTTTGCGCCGGTGCCTCGCTCCGGAGTGCGCCAGGTCGTGACCACCTTTGTCTGTTTTGGACTGCTGGCATTGCTAGGGACGATGATTTTTACCACGCCCTGGGCGGTGCAGGTGGCGCCCCATCCGGCCCGTTCCATCGTGCGCATCGGCCAGCACTTCTTCAATGGGTTCTTGCTGCCGTTTGAGCTGGCATCGGTGCTGTTGTTGATGGCGCTCATTGGCGCTGTAGTTTTGGCGCGGCGCGAGTTGATTCCTCCGACGGAAGTTCCAGAGGTGCCGCCGTTGAGTTTGCCCGAGCGGCCTCGTCCCGAACTTCCCACGCCCACTGGTCAGCGCTAG
- the ndhI gene encoding NAD(P)H-quinone oxidoreductase subunit I encodes MFKFLNKVADYGREALQAARYIGQGLSVTFDHMQRRPVTIQYPYEKLIPSERFRGRIHFEFDKCIACEVCVRVCPINLPVVDWEYNKDIKKKELKHYSIDFGVCIFCGNCVEYCPTNCLSMTEEYELSTYDRHELNYDSQALGRLPLNVTQDPMVQPIRGLAYLPKGVMDGHEVPHTERRAGLRPEEILEQAQG; translated from the coding sequence ATGTTCAAATTTCTCAACAAAGTGGCGGACTATGGGCGGGAGGCGCTCCAGGCGGCCCGCTACATTGGCCAGGGGCTATCGGTGACGTTTGACCACATGCAGCGGCGGCCCGTGACGATCCAGTATCCCTACGAAAAGCTCATCCCGTCGGAGCGGTTCCGGGGCCGGATTCACTTTGAATTTGACAAGTGCATTGCCTGTGAGGTGTGTGTGCGGGTGTGCCCGATCAACCTGCCGGTGGTGGATTGGGAATACAACAAGGACATTAAGAAAAAGGAACTCAAGCACTACAGTATTGATTTTGGGGTGTGTATCTTCTGCGGGAACTGCGTGGAGTACTGCCCCACCAATTGCCTGTCCATGACCGAGGAGTACGAACTGTCCACCTACGACCGGCATGAACTCAACTACGATAGCCAGGCGCTGGGGCGTCTACCGCTAAACGTGACCCAGGACCCGATGGTGCAACCCATTCGCGGGTTGGCCTACTTGCCGAAAGGAGTCATGGACGGCCACGAGGTGCCCCACACTGAACGGCGGGCGGGCCTGCGACCGGAGGAAATTCTGGAACAGGCGCAGGGTTAA
- a CDS encoding HEAT repeat domain-containing protein — MVDLKQLERQLDSPNLKDRLLALVALRDVEPAQAFPLLKKALADESLQIRSMAVFGLGVKPTPECLPLLVQLLQNDPDYGIRADAAGALGYLQDPRAVEPLIHALYEDTDWLVRFSAAVSLGNLGDPRAYQVLLQALEAPEPVIQQAAIAALGEIGAVQAVERLLTFVQSEDWLVRQRVAEALGNLPHPKTRAALQYLAKDNHPQVRAAATHSLSRLAEPSVQDSIVH; from the coding sequence ATGGTGGACCTGAAGCAGTTGGAACGGCAGTTGGACAGTCCGAATCTCAAGGACCGGTTGTTAGCTCTGGTGGCGCTGCGGGATGTGGAGCCGGCGCAAGCGTTTCCCCTGTTGAAGAAGGCGCTGGCAGACGAGAGCTTGCAGATTCGCTCGATGGCGGTATTTGGGTTGGGGGTCAAACCCACGCCGGAGTGCTTGCCACTGCTGGTGCAGTTGTTGCAAAACGACCCGGACTATGGGATTCGGGCCGATGCGGCTGGGGCCTTGGGCTACTTGCAGGACCCTCGCGCGGTCGAACCCCTGATTCACGCGCTCTACGAAGATACAGACTGGTTGGTGCGCTTTAGCGCCGCTGTTTCCCTGGGGAACCTGGGCGACCCCCGCGCCTATCAGGTGTTGCTGCAGGCCCTTGAGGCGCCTGAACCCGTGATCCAGCAGGCAGCGATTGCAGCGCTGGGGGAAATCGGCGCTGTTCAAGCTGTGGAACGGCTGTTGACCTTTGTGCAGTCGGAGGACTGGTTGGTGCGTCAGCGGGTTGCCGAGGCCCTAGGGAACCTGCCCCATCCGAAAACGCGCGCCGCGTTGCAGTACCTGGCCAAGGACAATCATCCCCAGGTGCGGGCGGCAGCGACCCATAGCCTATCGCGGTTGGCCGAGCCCTCGGTGCAAGACTCGATAGTCCACTAA